One Ochotona princeps isolate mOchPri1 chromosome 7, mOchPri1.hap1, whole genome shotgun sequence genomic window carries:
- the GPAT3 gene encoding glycerol-3-phosphate acyltransferase 3 isoform X2, producing the protein MVWVLGVLVRYCVLLPLRVTLAFFGIGLLVLGTTLVGQLPDSSLKNRLSELVHLTCCRICVRALSGTINYHNKQYRPQKGGICVANHTSPIDVLILTTDGCYAMVGQVHGGLMGVIQRAMVKACPHVWFERSEMKDRHLVTKRLREHIADKKKLPILIFPEGTCINNTSVMMFKKGSFEIGGTIHPVAIKYNPQFGDAFWNSSKYNMVSYLLRMMTSWAIVCDVWYMPPMTREEGEDAVQFANRVKSAIAIQGGLTELPWDGGLKREKVKDSFREEQQKNYSKMIVGNGLLHSKSDG; encoded by the exons ggTTACCTTGGCTTTTTTTGGGATTGGTTTGCTGGTCCTTGGAACCACGTTGGTTGGACAGCTGCCAGACAGCAG CCTCAAAAACAGGTTGAGTGAACTGGTGCATCTGACCTGCTGTCGCATCTGTGTGCGAGCCCTGTCTGGTACCATTAACTATCATAACAA GCAATACAGACCCCAGAAGGGAGGCATTTGTGTTGCCAACCACACCTCCCCAATAGATGTTTTGATCTTAACAACAGATGGATGTTACGCCATG GTTGGCCAGGTTCATGGTGGATTGATGGGTGTAATTCAGAGAGCTATGGTCAAGGCGTGTCCACATGTCTGGTTTGAACGCTCCGAGATGAAGGACCGACACCTGGTTACTAAGAG ATTGAGAGAACATATTGCGGATAAGAAAAAATTACCCATATTAATCTTTCCTGAAG GCACCTGCATCAATAATACTTCAGTTATGATGTTTAAAAAGGGAAGCTTTGAAATTGGAGGGACCATTCATCCTGTGGCCATCAAG TATAATCCTCAGTTTGGGGATGCATTTTGGAACAGCAGTAAATACAACATGGTGAGCTACCTGCTTCGAATGATGACCAGCTGGGCCATTGTCTGTGACGTGTGGTACATGCCCCCCATGACCAGAGAG gaaGGAGAAGATGCAGTTCAGTTTGCAAACAGAGTTAAGTCTGCTATTGCCATACAAGGAGGACTGACTGAGCTACCTTG GGATGGAGGGCTGAAACGAGAGAAGGTGAAGGACAGCTTCCGGGAAGAACAGCAGAAGAATTACAGCAAGATGATTGTTGGCAATGGCTTGCTCCACTCAAAATCGGACGGATGA